The Papilio machaon chromosome 25, ilPapMach1.1, whole genome shotgun sequence genome contains a region encoding:
- the LOC106712218 gene encoding defense protein 3 encodes MPLEVNGVENPDKSKDLGISFTKGNVFGGTSLEGIRDAGDFPKPIGPSYDAASASLGVFSEAGHSAGITAAHRPDFGNQVTAAANLNVLNKGNHKVDVNTFTTKNFPIGPTPNYSVHGAGVNYQYKDIAQVGASVARTPIAQRTDYSISSGLKLHQTPTSSFSANIGASKFDAPYSKGNWTPNAFFHYQKRF; translated from the exons ATGCCTCTTGAAGTAAATGGTGTCGAAAATCCTGACAAAAGTAAAGATTTGGGCATATCTTTTACGAAAGGTAATGTGTTTGGAGGGACGTCACTTGAAGGAATTAGAGATGCCGGTGATTTTCCAAAACCCATAGGTCCGTCTTACGATGCCGCTTCTGCGAGCCTCGGAGTTTTTAGCGA GGCTGGCCACAGCGCTGGTATAACTGCGGCTCACCGTCCAGATTTCGGTAACCAAGTAACCGCCGCTGCCAACCTTAATGTCCTAAACAAAGGTAACCACAAAGTTGACGTCAATACCTTCACCACGAAGAACTTCCCAATTGGACCAACCCCAAACTACTCTGTCCATGGAGCTGGAGTTAATTATCAATAcaa AGACATTGCCCAAGTCGGCGCTTCTGTGGCTCGTACACCGATCGCGCAAAGAACAGATTACTCCATCTCCTCAGGACTGAAGCTGCACCAAACACCTACATCGTCTTTCAGTGCTAACATCGGTGCATCGAAGTTCGACGCACCATATAGCAAAGGCAACTGGACACCGAATGCTTTCTTCCATTATCAGaagagattttaa